One stretch of Armigeres subalbatus isolate Guangzhou_Male chromosome 2, GZ_Asu_2, whole genome shotgun sequence DNA includes these proteins:
- the LOC134216134 gene encoding transcription factor MafB: MKLPVERITKVMNLEEPAFADNYIQDFVLEHLDDTNVKREDISPTAGNAKVWTAAGDENGFIPIRLKANGTTWHVEERKVSSITPNSDFYPHPTHGQPVLLNPPIAGVPSTPPETPPVVGSPNHTNSAPYPYYSNRIQPDQMENMMIVPQTMRMEQPLDLRPSHQFSLSDGDWMERKEYMQAHGGYPHHHHGQLDHLNPIHGSHHHLHLHSNRPHSVSSTGSNSSPRNGPGSCYAHGSSDDLINDDLLMTLSVRELNKRLHGCPRDQVVRLKQKRRTLKNRGYAQNCRSKRLQQRHDLEITNRQLQSEMHHMKMELALIKQERDELKSKLRDHAALAAAAAAHQHSQPQQVPHQHPPARQTNGTGVPPSKQQLLSDSTSSPEYYV; this comes from the coding sequence ATGAAACTACCGGTAGAACGCATTACGAAAGTAATGAATCTCGAGGAACCAGCGTTCGCAGATAATTACATACAAGATTTTGTACTGGAGCACCTGGATGATACTAACGTTAAACGGGAAGACATTAGTCCTACTGCCGGAAATGCCAAGGTCTGGACGGCAGCAGGAGATGAAAATGGGTTTATTCCGATACGGTTGAAAGCCAATGGCACAACATGGCATGTGGAGGAACGCAAGGTCAGTTCGATCACACCTAATTCGGACTTTTATCCTCATCCAACCCATGGACAGCCAGTTTTGCTGAATCCTCCAATTGCAGGTGTCCCATCTACACCTCCAGAAACGCCCCCAGTAGTTGGATCCCCAAATCATACCAACTCAGCACCGTATCCATACTACTCCAATCGCATTCAACCTGATCAAATGGAAAACATGATGATTGTTCCACAAACAATGCGAATGGAACAACCTTTGGATCTACGGCCATCGCATCAATTCTCACTATCTGATGGGGACTGGATGGAACGTAAAGAATACATGCAAGCACACGGAGGATATCCACATCATCATCATGGTCAACTAGATCACCTAAATCCCATTCATGGCTCCCATCATCATCTTCACCTGCATTCCAACCGACCCCATTCAGTCAGCTCCACAGGATCCAACTCTTCGCCTAGAAATGGTCCTGGCAGCTGTTACGCACATGGTAGCAGCGATGACCTTATCAACGATGATCTACTCATGACACTCTCCGTACGGGAGCTCAACAAGCGACTGCACGGTTGTCCACGCGATCAAGTAGTTCGTCTCAAACAGAAACGACGCACACTGAAGAACCGAGGATACGCACAAAACTGTCGCTCCAAGCGTCTGCAACAGCGTCACGATTTGGAAATCACTAATCGCCAGTTGCAAAGCGAAATGCACCATATGAAAATGGAACTGGCGTTAATCAAGCAGGAACGCGATGAATTGAAAAGCAAATTACGTGATCATGCAGCATTGGCTGCCGCGGCCGCAGCTCATCAGCACTCGCAACCACAGCAGGTGCCACACCAACATCCGCCGGCTCGTCAAACGAATGGCACAGGAGTACCGCCCAGCAAGCAACAACTCCTCAGCGACAGCACCAGCTCACCCGAGTACTACGTATGA